DNA sequence from the Marinilabiliales bacterium genome:
GTATGAATTCAGGACAGGAACACCTCCCAGGAACTACACCACTCAGACTGTAAGGGGCGAATACCGGAGCCTGCGCTACATTCTTTATAATGACGACGGGTCACCCAACAGGGAGGTGTCACAGATTGAGTACTTTGAGAATTTCAAGAGTGCCGCGCTTGAAAGGGGTGGTACTGTGAAGTGGGAGGACAGGCATTATGGACTGGTTTTCACCATCCCGCGGGAGGACGGGGGAATTACATGGTGCAGGGTTCAGACATCGGTAAGTGCCGGAAGAACAACCCTCGACATTATTGACGAACAACCACTGGTCACGTCTCTTGAGTTCACCCCTGCCGAGATGATGGCTGCCCTCGATTCCGACGGCAGTATAGCTCTCTATGGGATACTCTTCGACTTTGACAGGGCGACTTTGCAACAGGCCTCAAACAAGCAGCTGCAGGATGTGCTTACACTGCTTGCCACAAACCCGGAACTCCGGCTGGAGATACAGGGCCATACCGACAGCGACGGCAGCGCAGATTACAACCTGCAACTTTCACAGCGGCGTGCCGAATCGGTACGGCAGTACCTCATCCTTTTTGGCGTCGACACCGGACGACTGCAGGCAAGGGGCTACGGCGAGACCATGCCGGTGGCGCCTAATGACAGCGA
Encoded proteins:
- a CDS encoding OmpA family protein; the encoded protein is MKYRKDMLSFLAALIIAASAAPLSAQEVTEHPLIRPFPGSVFDQVRSEQLSFGEYEFRTGTPPRNYTTQTVRGEYRSLRYILYNDDGSPNREVSQIEYFENFKSAALERGGTVKWEDRHYGLVFTIPREDGGITWCRVQTSVSAGRTTLDIIDEQPLVTSLEFTPAEMMAALDSDGSIALYGILFDFDRATLQQASNKQLQDVLTLLATNPELRLEIQGHTDSDGSADYNLQLSQRRAESVRQYLILFGVDTGRLQARGYGETMPVAPNDS